The proteins below are encoded in one region of Nitrosomonas ureae:
- a CDS encoding uracil-DNA glycosylase produces the protein MTDISSHAFDQAVLSCRQCPRLSGFLQTVKNQHPDYHARPVIAFGAAMPKLLIVGLAPGMHGANRTGRPFTGDFAGILLYQTLHRFGFATRNDSISADDGLRLMGCRITNAVKCLPPENKPIPQEIKQCNQYLSVEINQFMKGGGIAVLALGTVAHQAVLMSLQLKAKDYPFAHGAVHAVPSSSGNGLRLYDSYHCSRYNTQTKRLTAEMFAQVFVQIITDIKL, from the coding sequence ATGACGGATATCTCATCGCACGCCTTTGATCAGGCTGTTCTCAGTTGTCGGCAATGTCCGCGTTTGTCCGGTTTCTTGCAAACTGTGAAGAATCAGCATCCGGATTATCATGCGCGTCCGGTGATTGCGTTTGGCGCAGCCATGCCGAAGCTTCTAATTGTGGGATTGGCACCTGGTATGCATGGCGCGAACCGTACCGGACGGCCTTTCACCGGAGATTTCGCGGGGATCTTGTTGTATCAGACCTTGCATCGATTCGGCTTCGCTACCCGGAATGACTCGATTTCAGCGGACGACGGATTACGATTGATGGGTTGTCGTATTACCAATGCGGTGAAGTGTCTGCCACCGGAAAATAAGCCGATCCCGCAGGAAATCAAGCAATGTAATCAATATCTGTCGGTTGAAATCAATCAGTTTATGAAAGGTGGCGGCATTGCTGTGCTGGCGCTGGGGACGGTAGCGCATCAAGCCGTTTTGATGAGCTTGCAGCTAAAAGCGAAAGACTATCCGTTTGCGCACGGTGCGGTACACGCAGTGCCGTCATCGTCGGGCAATGGCTTGCGACTTTATGACAGTTATCATTGCAGCCGCTACAATACACAGACCAAACGCTTGACTGCAGAGATGTTTGCACAGGTGTTTGTACAAATTATTACCGATATCAAACTATGA
- a CDS encoding tautomerase family protein, protein MPYVNIRVAGTLTREQKQQIATELTDTLERVANKPKSYTYISFDELPDENWAVAGKLLGGED, encoded by the coding sequence ATGCCTTATGTCAATATCCGTGTTGCCGGTACATTAACCCGCGAGCAGAAACAACAGATTGCCACTGAATTAACCGATACACTGGAGCGCGTCGCGAATAAACCGAAATCCTACACTTACATTAGTTTTGACGAACTTCCTGATGAAAATTGGGCCGTGGCAGGAAAATTATTAGGCGGCGAGGATTAA